The following proteins come from a genomic window of Corynebacterium sp. P4-C1:
- a CDS encoding FxsA family protein — protein MLILAYFLIEALAFWGVSQLIGVGWALLGIFILMVVGALAASPALRSELERASSGAGSVGQFAGGTALVAAGWALAIIPGYVSSVIGLLLLVRPTRELVRKSMANSLRKRVEDFGVQVYDVSPMKRRSASYGTFAPGDVIDAEPDTAPAPSDEEIENWSRNARPEDFGDDRK, from the coding sequence ATGCTGATTCTCGCTTATTTCCTGATCGAAGCCCTCGCCTTCTGGGGAGTGAGCCAGCTCATCGGCGTCGGCTGGGCGCTGCTGGGTATTTTCATCCTGATGGTCGTCGGTGCGCTGGCCGCCTCGCCCGCGCTGCGCTCCGAACTCGAGCGCGCCTCCTCCGGAGCCGGTTCCGTCGGGCAGTTCGCCGGCGGGACCGCCCTCGTCGCTGCGGGCTGGGCGTTGGCGATCATCCCGGGCTACGTCTCCTCGGTGATCGGGCTGCTCCTGCTTGTGCGCCCCACGCGTGAGCTCGTGCGTAAATCCATGGCGAATTCCCTGCGCAAGCGTGTGGAGGACTTCGGCGTGCAGGTCTACGATGTTTCCCCCATGAAGCGCCGCAGCGCCTCCTACGGCACCTTCGCCCCGGGCGATGTCATTGACGCAGAACCAGATACTGCGCCGGCTCCCAGCGACGAAGAGATCGAGAACTGGTCCCGCAACGCCCGCCCCGAAGATTTCGGAGATGACCGGAAGTGA
- a CDS encoding RNA polymerase-binding protein RbpA, whose protein sequence is MADRVLRGSRMGAVSYETDRDHDLAPRRMAKYRTPNGEIYEIPFADDAEIPEEWPCKNGQVGTLMEGEGVESKPVKPPRTHWDMLRERRSLEELDELLEERLEQLRKRRRAAARIAKEQKEAQENGS, encoded by the coding sequence ATGGCTGATCGGGTGCTACGTGGTAGCCGCATGGGCGCAGTGAGCTACGAGACGGATCGCGACCACGATCTCGCGCCGCGCAGGATGGCGAAATACCGCACCCCGAACGGCGAGATTTACGAGATTCCATTCGCCGACGACGCCGAAATTCCCGAGGAATGGCCGTGCAAGAACGGCCAGGTGGGCACCCTCATGGAGGGTGAAGGTGTTGAGTCGAAGCCGGTGAAACCGCCACGCACCCACTGGGACATGCTCCGTGAGCGCCGCAGCTTAGAAGAGCTCGATGAGCTTCTCGAGGAGCGTTTGGAGCAGCTCCGCAAGCGCCGCCGCGCCGCTGCCCGCATTGCGAAGGAGCAGAAGGAAGCGCAGGAGAACGGTAGCTAG
- a CDS encoding Xaa-Pro peptidase family protein — MTDLPQTFPQDVYAARLSRVQRHIRAKGLGAAVIGAGPELAYLTGSWTASHERLTALVVPPKGDARLFAPATDAAALRGVGKLRGIQLVTWRDGENPYALVERACGGGTVAVGTSLTADHVLRLQDACGELHLATDLLADAFMIKGPEEVEQLAFAAAAIDRVHAAVPELLRPGRTEREIAQELNALIRREHSRVDFIIVGSGPNGADPHHDYSDRVLEDGDPVVVDLGGTVGAGYHSDCTRTYVVGGVETATDDFTRAYGTLRRAQDDAVAAARPGMTAGDLDAVARGRINEAGYGTYFSHRLGHGIGLGLHEEPFIIARNDTVLQPGMTFSIEPGIYVPGAWGMRIEDIVVLEDDGARRLNTAAIA, encoded by the coding sequence ATGACTGATCTTCCCCAGACATTTCCTCAAGATGTCTACGCCGCCCGGTTGTCGCGGGTGCAGCGTCACATCCGTGCTAAAGGTCTCGGTGCCGCCGTGATCGGCGCTGGTCCGGAGTTGGCGTACCTGACCGGGTCATGGACGGCCTCCCACGAGCGGCTGACCGCGCTGGTCGTCCCACCGAAGGGGGACGCGCGCCTGTTCGCCCCGGCCACCGACGCGGCGGCGCTGCGCGGCGTCGGTAAACTGCGCGGGATCCAACTGGTCACGTGGCGCGACGGCGAGAACCCTTATGCCCTCGTGGAACGCGCCTGCGGCGGCGGCACGGTGGCGGTGGGGACATCGCTGACCGCCGACCATGTGCTGCGGCTGCAGGACGCGTGCGGGGAGCTCCACCTCGCCACTGATCTGCTCGCCGACGCATTCATGATCAAAGGCCCCGAAGAAGTCGAGCAGCTCGCTTTCGCCGCGGCTGCCATCGACCGTGTCCACGCCGCCGTACCGGAGCTGCTGCGCCCTGGCCGCACGGAGCGTGAGATCGCGCAAGAGCTCAACGCTCTTATCCGCCGGGAGCACTCCCGGGTCGACTTCATCATCGTTGGCTCAGGACCGAACGGCGCGGACCCGCACCACGACTATTCCGATCGCGTGCTGGAAGACGGAGATCCCGTGGTCGTGGATCTGGGCGGTACGGTCGGCGCCGGTTACCACTCGGACTGCACACGCACCTACGTTGTCGGGGGCGTGGAGACAGCCACCGACGACTTCACGCGCGCCTACGGCACCTTACGCCGCGCCCAGGACGACGCGGTGGCCGCGGCGCGGCCCGGGATGACTGCGGGCGACCTCGATGCTGTAGCGCGCGGACGCATCAACGAGGCAGGGTACGGCACCTACTTCAGCCACCGCCTCGGCCACGGAATCGGGCTCGGACTGCACGAGGAGCCGTTCATCATCGCCCGCAACGACACCGTGCTGCAACCGGGGATGACCTTCTCCATCGAGCCGGGGATCTACGTTCCGGGCGCATGGGGCATGCGGATCGAAGATATCGTCGTGCTCGAAGACGACGGTGCGCGCCGCCTGAACACGGCAGCGATCGCGTGA
- a CDS encoding YceI family protein has product MRNRNQKLIVFGGAAVIAVLALFALVPLAISLFSHPGVKTEGIDADGAKPAATDVDGTWVVSAKPGKNVTSAGFTFNELLPGDARTTSGSTQDVDGEMTIEGGRLTAGEVTVDMTNIVTDKDVRDENVRRKILHTEEYPEATFTLTEPADVSQLPDDGTVGTVTLTGDLTIHGQTNSITQDFTALRTGETVIVHADIPISRADYGVETPEFVAAKIDENGEVNIRLKLEKKD; this is encoded by the coding sequence ATGCGCAACCGCAACCAGAAACTCATTGTCTTCGGCGGCGCTGCGGTCATTGCCGTGCTTGCGCTTTTCGCGTTGGTTCCGCTGGCCATTTCGTTGTTCTCGCACCCAGGCGTGAAAACGGAGGGCATTGACGCGGACGGCGCCAAGCCGGCAGCGACGGATGTGGACGGAACGTGGGTGGTGTCCGCCAAGCCCGGCAAGAACGTCACGTCCGCCGGGTTCACGTTCAACGAGTTGCTGCCTGGTGATGCGAGAACCACATCGGGCTCGACCCAGGATGTCGACGGCGAAATGACCATCGAAGGCGGCAGGTTGACCGCCGGTGAGGTGACCGTGGACATGACTAATATCGTCACGGATAAAGATGTGCGTGACGAAAATGTGCGAAGGAAGATCCTTCACACGGAGGAGTACCCGGAAGCCACATTCACCCTCACTGAACCCGCGGACGTGTCGCAGCTCCCGGATGACGGCACCGTCGGCACCGTGACGCTCACCGGCGACCTGACTATCCACGGACAGACCAACAGCATCACCCAGGATTTCACCGCGTTGCGTACCGGAGAGACAGTGATCGTCCACGCCGACATTCCGATCAGCCGCGCGGACTACGGAGTGGAGACGCCGGAGTTCGTTGCCGCCAAGATCGACGAGAACGGCGAAGTGAATATCCGCCTGAAACTGGAAAAGAAGGACTAG
- a CDS encoding trypsin-like peptidase domain-containing protein produces MFPDALVRLSSGSAYCSGALLAPDTVLTCNHFFRNHPDGVTVRQGTKIRTIRTVAPVAGTDIAVVRIRPFRHLEGADFPELGETPSVGDPTVTLGYGGRAKRLQSRDGFWVMSLPVAVSRTGSLVRPAGIVFNRTPALKGDSGGPVLAGGKVAGVQSLIVDPFGLNSHFAVVNLLPEALRRELAERLRT; encoded by the coding sequence ATGTTCCCAGACGCGCTCGTCCGCCTTAGCTCCGGCAGCGCCTACTGCAGCGGCGCTCTCCTCGCGCCGGACACGGTGCTAACCTGCAACCACTTCTTCCGCAACCACCCTGACGGGGTGACGGTGCGCCAAGGGACGAAGATCCGCACGATCCGCACGGTCGCACCCGTCGCCGGGACCGACATTGCTGTGGTGCGCATCCGGCCGTTCAGGCACCTCGAAGGTGCAGATTTCCCTGAACTCGGAGAGACGCCCAGCGTGGGCGATCCGACGGTCACGCTCGGGTACGGCGGACGCGCCAAGCGGCTGCAATCGCGCGACGGATTTTGGGTGATGTCCCTGCCCGTGGCGGTCTCCCGCACGGGCTCGCTCGTTCGCCCCGCTGGAATCGTGTTCAACCGCACTCCGGCGCTCAAGGGAGACTCAGGCGGTCCGGTCCTCGCCGGCGGCAAGGTGGCGGGGGTCCAGTCGCTCATTGTCGACCCGTTCGGCCTCAATTCGCACTTCGCGGTGGTCAATCTCCTGCCGGAGGCGCTCCGCCGCGAACTGGCGGAGCGCCTCCGGACCTAG
- a CDS encoding polyprenol monophosphomannose synthase: MAEKPTDSTLVIIPTYNEVENLPLIVGRVRESNPDVDILVVDDNSPDGTGEKADEMAAEDSHVNVIHREEKTGLLGAYTAGFDWGLERDYAVLCQMDADGSHAPEQLPRLLSAIDEGADLVIGSRYVDGGEAVNWPRNRYLLSKLGNLYISVALGDDVADMTAGYRAFRREVLETIDLSTLSRKGYIFQVDLADRAVQEGFDVREVPITFVDRELGESKLDASFAGESLAEVTKWGWKRRSTQASEMATELSRLGRYQLDELGVYKIPGQVTRATQLAGDLVEEGLKLAKYELKRFRDNRH; encoded by the coding sequence GTGGCTGAGAAACCGACCGACTCGACTCTGGTGATCATCCCGACATACAACGAGGTGGAGAACCTCCCGTTGATCGTCGGGCGCGTCCGCGAGTCGAACCCGGACGTGGACATTCTGGTCGTCGACGATAACTCCCCGGACGGCACCGGCGAGAAGGCCGACGAGATGGCCGCTGAGGACAGCCATGTCAACGTCATCCACCGCGAGGAGAAGACCGGTCTGCTCGGCGCGTACACAGCTGGATTCGACTGGGGTCTCGAGCGCGACTACGCCGTGCTCTGCCAGATGGACGCAGACGGCTCCCACGCACCGGAACAGCTGCCGCGCCTGCTGTCGGCTATTGACGAAGGAGCGGACCTAGTCATCGGTTCCCGCTACGTCGACGGAGGCGAGGCCGTCAACTGGCCCCGCAACCGCTACCTGCTGTCCAAGCTGGGCAACCTGTACATCTCCGTTGCCCTCGGCGATGACGTTGCCGACATGACGGCCGGTTACCGCGCTTTTCGACGCGAGGTGCTCGAGACCATCGACCTCAGCACCCTGTCGCGTAAGGGCTATATTTTCCAGGTCGATCTCGCCGACCGCGCTGTACAGGAGGGCTTCGATGTCCGCGAGGTACCGATTACCTTCGTCGACCGTGAGCTCGGCGAGTCCAAGCTCGACGCCAGCTTCGCTGGCGAATCGCTCGCCGAGGTGACCAAGTGGGGGTGGAAGCGCCGCTCCACCCAGGCCTCCGAAATGGCCACGGAACTGAGCCGACTGGGCCGTTACCAGCTCGACGAGCTCGGCGTGTACAAGATCCCGGGCCAAGTCACCCGCGCAACGCAACTCGCTGGCGACCTTGTCGAAGAGGGCCTCAAGCTGGCCAAGTACGAGTTGAAGCGCTTCCGCGACAACCGCCACTAA
- the lnt gene encoding apolipoprotein N-acyltransferase, with protein sequence MTRLARIARVLLAGLGGVLVYFSYEPHGYAAAGVVGVSLFYAALAPWPRQPVGAAAGPTARWGALLGFIHGFSAYVLLLPWVGEFVGALPWIALSVTLALWTILTGVFGVLVARWQFGFIAFAFVYSAVEFFLSSFPFGGFSWVRLAWGQINGPLANFAPWGGPALITFATVLLAAALSAAAISLIDGPRTTIRRSITALIAAGLTINFGILAGLGVDRPGPTTETVTAAAVQGNVPRMGLDFNAQRRAVLANHVNVTKELAASGEHPDLVFWPENSSDVNPFRDRQARDLITEAVKAVDAPVLVGTLTEDEVGDRNTAVVFDPDTGAGDFHHKRFLQPFGEWMPMRDFFRRFSPYVDMAGDFKPGDGNGTVRMGGHVVGVATCYEVAFDAAYRDAVKAGAQILTTPTNNATFGFTDMTYQQLAMSRIRAMETDRAVVVAATSGASAIVRPDGTVAQETEIFTPAYLVDKLPLRDSVTFAVRYGRFIQWLIVAGGIAVMLAAVATTRRGYASRKSQDTSAAPQPARHPEDED encoded by the coding sequence ATGACGCGGCTCGCAAGAATTGCCCGGGTCCTCCTCGCGGGGCTTGGGGGCGTGCTGGTGTATTTCTCCTACGAGCCCCACGGTTACGCGGCGGCTGGAGTTGTGGGCGTCTCGCTGTTCTACGCCGCGCTCGCTCCGTGGCCGCGCCAGCCCGTCGGCGCGGCTGCTGGACCGACTGCGAGGTGGGGCGCGCTGTTGGGGTTCATCCACGGCTTCAGCGCCTATGTTCTGCTGTTGCCGTGGGTGGGCGAATTCGTGGGTGCCCTGCCGTGGATCGCGCTGTCCGTCACACTTGCATTGTGGACGATTCTGACCGGTGTTTTCGGGGTTTTGGTCGCCCGGTGGCAGTTCGGTTTCATCGCTTTCGCCTTCGTCTATTCGGCCGTGGAATTCTTCCTGTCGTCATTCCCGTTCGGCGGCTTCTCGTGGGTACGCCTTGCATGGGGGCAGATCAACGGTCCGCTGGCGAATTTCGCGCCGTGGGGCGGACCCGCCCTAATCACATTTGCCACCGTGCTGCTGGCTGCAGCGCTGAGCGCCGCCGCGATATCGCTTATCGACGGCCCCCGCACCACAATTCGCCGTTCCATCACCGCCCTGATCGCGGCAGGCTTGACCATCAATTTCGGGATACTCGCAGGTCTCGGCGTCGACCGCCCCGGACCGACGACGGAAACCGTGACCGCCGCCGCTGTCCAGGGCAACGTGCCCCGCATGGGTCTCGACTTCAATGCGCAGCGCCGCGCTGTCTTGGCCAACCACGTCAACGTGACTAAGGAGCTGGCCGCCAGCGGTGAACACCCGGACCTGGTGTTCTGGCCGGAAAACTCCTCCGATGTGAATCCATTCCGGGACCGGCAAGCACGCGACCTCATCACTGAGGCAGTCAAAGCCGTCGACGCACCGGTCTTGGTGGGCACCCTGACCGAAGACGAGGTAGGGGACCGCAACACCGCCGTTGTCTTCGATCCGGACACCGGTGCCGGCGACTTCCACCACAAGCGGTTCCTGCAACCTTTCGGTGAGTGGATGCCGATGCGGGACTTCTTCCGCAGGTTCTCGCCGTACGTGGACATGGCGGGAGATTTCAAGCCCGGCGACGGCAATGGAACTGTGCGCATGGGCGGGCATGTTGTGGGGGTGGCCACCTGCTACGAAGTGGCGTTCGACGCCGCCTACCGTGACGCAGTCAAGGCTGGGGCCCAGATTCTCACTACCCCGACGAACAACGCCACCTTCGGTTTCACCGACATGACGTACCAGCAGCTCGCCATGAGCCGGATCCGCGCGATGGAGACCGACAGGGCAGTGGTGGTCGCGGCGACCTCGGGAGCTTCCGCCATCGTGCGTCCTGACGGCACCGTGGCGCAGGAAACGGAGATCTTCACGCCGGCGTATCTCGTCGACAAGCTGCCGCTGCGCGATTCCGTGACGTTCGCTGTGCGTTACGGCAGATTCATCCAGTGGCTTATCGTGGCAGGCGGTATCGCGGTGATGCTCGCGGCAGTCGCGACCACCCGGCGGGGGTATGCTTCTAGAAAGAGTCAGGACACGTCGGCGGCACCGCAGCCGGCGCGGCACCCTGAAGACGAAGACTGA
- a CDS encoding SDR family oxidoreductase, with product MISTAKDDGTILLLGGTSDIGGEVAVRICAGRHVVLAGRNPGALGGVEKRMREAGAASVRTVEFDAADLASHRAVVEAAGNVTTAIVAFGILGDQARAEHDEEHAAHIAVVDYTAQVSMLTVLADVMSHGHIFAFSSIAGWRPRRANYVYGSTKAGLDAFCQGLADRLHGTDVALITARPGFVIGSMTEGMRPAPLSVTPDVVADAVVGAMGKGSRTVWIPRTLQLLAWVMRCVPRPVWRRMPR from the coding sequence ATGATTTCTACGGCGAAAGACGATGGCACGATCCTGCTGCTCGGCGGCACCAGCGACATCGGTGGGGAAGTGGCGGTGCGCATCTGCGCCGGACGCCACGTCGTGCTGGCGGGGAGGAACCCGGGGGCACTGGGAGGCGTCGAGAAGCGAATGCGTGAGGCGGGCGCGGCGAGCGTGCGCACGGTCGAGTTCGACGCGGCCGACCTAGCCTCGCACCGCGCCGTCGTCGAGGCGGCCGGCAACGTGACCACGGCGATCGTGGCGTTCGGCATCCTCGGCGACCAGGCCCGCGCCGAACACGACGAAGAGCACGCCGCGCACATCGCCGTCGTCGATTACACGGCGCAAGTCAGCATGCTCACAGTGCTTGCCGACGTCATGTCCCACGGCCACATCTTCGCCTTCTCATCCATCGCCGGCTGGCGCCCACGGCGGGCGAATTATGTCTACGGCTCCACCAAGGCTGGTCTCGACGCCTTTTGCCAAGGACTCGCCGACCGCCTCCACGGCACCGACGTGGCACTGATCACCGCGCGCCCCGGTTTCGTCATCGGATCCATGACTGAGGGCATGAGGCCCGCGCCGCTGTCCGTCACCCCGGACGTGGTTGCCGACGCTGTCGTGGGGGCGATGGGCAAAGGCAGCCGGACGGTTTGGATCCCACGCACACTGCAGCTGCTGGCCTGGGTGATGCGGTGCGTCCCGCGCCCCGTTTGGCGCCGCATGCCCCGGTAA